One region of Sphingomonas bisphenolicum genomic DNA includes:
- a CDS encoding TonB-dependent receptor, with translation MSNHMTAVSVVALLASMAATPALAQDRADAIADIVVTAQKRAESLQDTPISIAAFSAKDLEAKGINGLTDLRATVPNLQLTPFPNNAATTQIFMRGVGLADDQITQDGGVAVYMDGVYVARSQGLAMEVADLERIEVLRGPQGTLYGRNATGGAINFITRKPDLRAFGFKGQVTLGNYDNRRFKAAVNIPVGQTIALRLSYVNQQQDGFIANPGTGVSRWGDKDRQAMRADLLWQPSDRFSLRYNYDRTEIGDTPTYVAFSPLHPRTIDRPKAGSPLVRDLVPNDITSQGHSLTGEWEASDDLTVRSITGYRKLDNFQNQDYLTGALGPFPLQKNSSRARQDQWSQEWQLVGDALDGTLQYVAGFYYFSESGDNFSNSYSPPTLTRSFTTATIDNRSYALFGQATFTPQALDRRLHLTVGLRQSWDKREATLARQTQVNSGPITIVPGAGDGSRHFKDFSPSFVVAYDASDDVNLYVKAVKGYKSGGYNVRASSIDRFDEGFGPETLWSYEAGVKSEWLDKRLRFNAAGFISKYSDIQVNVQSDPTNIRLTDVLNAGSATVKGVEMDLTFAPARDLRLSVNYGYLLARYKEIIDATGANIAANYRFTNAPRHSIALDLTYDLPRLPLGHLSANLNYTAQSDKYTNATVTSGRYIIGDYGLLNGRLTLTDIPGVKGVRASLWGRNLTDKNYYVMQFNVGRPGALFGEPRTYGVDLSVEF, from the coding sequence ATGTCGAATCACATGACTGCCGTGTCCGTTGTCGCATTGCTCGCGAGCATGGCTGCCACGCCGGCCTTGGCGCAGGATCGGGCGGACGCCATCGCGGACATCGTCGTGACCGCACAGAAGCGCGCGGAATCGTTGCAGGATACGCCGATTTCGATCGCCGCATTCAGCGCGAAAGACCTAGAAGCGAAGGGTATCAACGGCCTGACCGACCTGCGCGCCACTGTGCCGAATCTTCAGCTCACGCCTTTCCCGAACAATGCCGCAACGACGCAGATCTTCATGCGTGGCGTGGGACTGGCCGACGATCAGATCACCCAGGATGGCGGCGTGGCGGTCTATATGGACGGCGTCTATGTCGCCCGCAGCCAGGGGCTGGCGATGGAAGTGGCCGACCTTGAACGGATAGAGGTGCTGCGCGGGCCGCAAGGCACGCTCTACGGCCGCAATGCGACTGGCGGCGCGATCAATTTCATCACCCGCAAGCCGGACCTTCGCGCCTTCGGCTTCAAGGGGCAGGTCACGCTCGGCAATTACGACAATCGCCGTTTCAAGGCTGCCGTCAATATCCCGGTCGGGCAGACGATCGCGCTGCGCCTGTCCTATGTGAACCAGCAGCAGGACGGTTTCATCGCCAATCCCGGCACGGGCGTCAGCCGCTGGGGCGACAAGGACCGCCAGGCCATGCGCGCCGACCTGTTGTGGCAGCCGTCGGACCGTTTCAGCCTGCGATATAATTATGATCGCACCGAAATCGGCGACACGCCCACCTATGTCGCCTTCTCCCCACTCCATCCGCGCACGATCGATCGTCCCAAGGCAGGCAGTCCGCTGGTACGCGATCTGGTGCCCAACGACATCACCTCCCAGGGCCACAGCCTGACCGGCGAATGGGAGGCGAGCGACGACCTGACCGTCCGGTCGATCACCGGCTATCGCAAGCTCGATAATTTCCAGAACCAGGATTATCTCACCGGCGCGCTCGGCCCCTTCCCGCTCCAGAAGAACAGCAGCCGCGCCAGGCAGGATCAGTGGAGCCAGGAATGGCAGTTGGTGGGCGATGCACTGGACGGCACGCTGCAATATGTCGCTGGCTTCTATTATTTCTCGGAAAGCGGCGATAATTTCAGCAATAGCTATAGCCCGCCGACGCTGACGCGCAGTTTCACCACAGCGACCATCGACAACCGGTCCTATGCACTGTTTGGCCAGGCGACCTTCACCCCGCAGGCGCTCGACCGGCGGTTGCATCTGACGGTGGGTCTGCGGCAGAGCTGGGACAAGCGCGAGGCGACGCTCGCGCGCCAGACGCAGGTAAATAGCGGCCCGATCACTATAGTGCCGGGCGCAGGAGACGGCAGTCGGCACTTCAAGGATTTCAGCCCCAGCTTCGTGGTCGCCTATGACGCATCTGACGACGTCAATCTCTACGTCAAGGCCGTGAAGGGCTATAAGAGCGGCGGCTATAATGTCCGGGCCAGTTCCATCGACAGGTTCGACGAGGGCTTCGGCCCGGAGACACTCTGGTCCTATGAAGCGGGGGTGAAGAGCGAATGGCTGGACAAAAGACTGCGCTTCAATGCGGCGGGCTTCATCTCGAAATATTCGGACATTCAGGTCAATGTTCAGTCCGATCCGACCAATATCCGCCTGACCGACGTGCTGAACGCCGGCAGTGCGACCGTGAAAGGCGTGGAAATGGATTTGACGTTCGCGCCCGCCCGCGATCTTCGCCTGTCGGTGAATTACGGCTATCTGCTGGCGCGCTACAAGGAGATCATCGACGCGACCGGTGCCAATATCGCGGCCAATTATCGCTTCACCAATGCGCCCAGGCACAGCATCGCGCTGGACCTTACCTATGATCTGCCGCGCCTGCCGCTCGGGCATCTGAGCGCCAACCTCAACTACACGGCGCAGAGCGACAAATATACCAATGCCACTGTCACCAGCGGCCGCTACATCATCGGCGACTATGGACTGCTCAATGGGCGGCTGACACTCACGGACATTCCTGGCGTGAAGGGCGTGCGCGCCAGCCTGTGGGGCCGCAACCTTACCGACAAAAATTACTATGTCATGCAGTTCAACGTCGGCCGTCCCGGCGCGCTGTTCGGGGAACCGCGCACCTATGGCGTCGACCTGAGCGTCGAATTCTAA
- a CDS encoding nuclear transport factor 2 family protein translates to MSENEGLMARIDRLESLDAIRQLPAKYALALDMRDSDAWVNLFPEDVKVGGGQTGRKALRDWFDETHAMQFDGTSHHIGGHIIDFDDPDHAQGIVYSKNEHECGSEWVIMQMLYFDRYERIDGRWYFRRRLPLYWYASDLNKPPIGDRKMRWPGVAPYHGSFHDLFPTWKSYWAREGRPHDGPVDPPAPLEKFIETMRRDAPLPRPRVRS, encoded by the coding sequence ATGAGCGAAAATGAAGGCCTGATGGCGCGTATCGACCGGCTGGAATCGCTCGATGCGATCCGTCAGTTACCGGCGAAATATGCGTTGGCGCTCGACATGCGCGATTCCGACGCCTGGGTGAACCTGTTTCCCGAAGATGTGAAGGTCGGTGGCGGCCAGACCGGGCGCAAGGCGCTACGCGACTGGTTCGACGAAACGCATGCGATGCAGTTCGACGGGACATCGCATCATATCGGTGGCCATATCATCGATTTCGACGACCCCGACCATGCCCAGGGCATCGTCTATTCCAAGAACGAGCATGAGTGCGGGTCGGAATGGGTCATCATGCAGATGCTGTATTTCGACCGCTATGAGCGGATCGACGGGCGCTGGTATTTTCGCCGCCGCTTGCCGCTTTACTGGTATGCGAGCGATCTCAACAAGCCGCCGATCGGTGATCGCAAAATGCGCTGGCCCGGCGTGGCACCCTATCATGGCAGCTTCCACGACCTGTTTCCGACCTGGAAAAGCTATTGGGCGCGCGAGGGAAGGCCGCATGACGGCCCGGTCGATCCGCCTGCGCCGCTCGAAAAATTCATTGAAACGATGCGCCGCGACGCGCCCCTGCCCCGCCCGCGCGTGCGGAGCTGA
- a CDS encoding FAD-dependent oxidoreductase: MIDISLHRPYPASKVERWDYETDVAVIGFGAAGACAAIEAAEGRARVMLFERGSGSGGASALSGGEIYIGGSGGTDAQRTAGFADRTEDMAAYLKAAGGPCADNAKCDLYAQESLAHFAWLKMQGIPYRGNYLPGKHIEPTDDSTLIWSGSEAAYPFCDMAKPAPRGHVIQHNGWGGGRPLVDLLEGRARALGVSVVTDARAVALVQDEDRIVGAVLRIDNAIRFVKVARGVILCTGGFVMNEAMRRRYCPETFRINSPIGDQDDGSGIELGVGAGGDAIHMEQFFTTCPWTMPESHAFGVFVNQAGQRFINEDCYHGRVSRQAVDQLGDRVYLLLDNAHFSQPLDMAGIGIAGTGDSWEEVEAELEMAPDTLSATMAFYNAHAREGRDPVFHKRPPILTPLDQGPFIALELHFQNSYFSFFTLGGLRTSTDGEVLDRAGMAIPGLFAAGRCTSGLPAWGHGYSSGLSLADCTYFGRRAGRKAALERA, from the coding sequence ATGATCGACATCTCGCTGCATCGCCCTTACCCCGCCAGCAAGGTCGAGCGATGGGACTATGAGACGGACGTAGCGGTGATCGGCTTCGGTGCGGCGGGAGCCTGCGCCGCGATCGAGGCGGCGGAGGGGCGCGCGCGCGTCATGCTGTTCGAACGCGGATCGGGCAGCGGCGGCGCGTCCGCACTGTCGGGTGGGGAAATCTATATCGGCGGTAGTGGCGGGACGGATGCGCAGCGTACAGCCGGGTTTGCGGACAGGACCGAGGACATGGCCGCCTATCTGAAGGCGGCTGGCGGCCCGTGCGCCGATAACGCCAAATGCGATCTCTACGCGCAGGAGTCGCTGGCGCATTTCGCCTGGCTCAAGATGCAGGGCATTCCCTATCGCGGCAATTACCTGCCCGGCAAGCATATCGAGCCGACCGACGATTCCACACTAATCTGGTCGGGCAGCGAGGCGGCCTACCCCTTTTGCGACATGGCGAAACCAGCGCCGCGCGGCCATGTGATCCAGCATAATGGCTGGGGTGGCGGCCGGCCGTTGGTCGACCTGCTGGAAGGTCGCGCGCGGGCCCTGGGCGTGTCGGTCGTGACCGATGCCCGCGCCGTGGCGCTGGTGCAGGACGAGGATCGGATCGTCGGCGCTGTGCTGCGGATCGACAATGCGATCCGCTTCGTGAAGGTGGCCCGCGGCGTCATCCTGTGTACCGGCGGTTTCGTGATGAACGAGGCGATGCGGCGGCGCTATTGCCCAGAAACCTTCCGCATCAACAGTCCGATCGGCGATCAGGATGACGGTTCCGGCATCGAACTGGGCGTGGGCGCGGGCGGCGATGCGATCCATATGGAGCAGTTCTTCACCACCTGCCCCTGGACGATGCCCGAATCCCATGCCTTTGGCGTTTTCGTCAACCAAGCCGGGCAACGGTTCATCAACGAGGATTGCTATCATGGCCGGGTCAGCCGCCAGGCGGTCGATCAACTGGGCGACCGGGTCTATCTGCTGCTCGACAATGCGCATTTTTCCCAGCCGCTCGACATGGCGGGGATCGGCATTGCCGGGACGGGCGACAGTTGGGAGGAGGTCGAGGCCGAATTGGAGATGGCGCCCGATACGCTGAGCGCGACCATGGCCTTCTACAACGCCCATGCGCGGGAGGGGCGCGATCCTGTATTCCACAAGCGGCCGCCGATCCTGACGCCGCTCGACCAGGGGCCGTTCATCGCGCTGGAGCTGCATTTCCAGAACAGCTATTTCAGCTTCTTCACCCTGGGCGGTCTGCGGACATCCACCGACGGCGAAGTGCTCGATCGCGCCGGCATGGCCATTCCTGGCCTGTTCGCGGCCGGGCGCTGCACATCGGGCCTGCCCGCCTGGGGACATGGCTATAGTTCGGGCCTCAGCCTCGCCGATTGCACCTATTTCGGGCGGCGGGCGGGGCGGAAGGCGGCTTTGGAACGCGCCTAG
- a CDS encoding SDR family NAD(P)-dependent oxidoreductase: MGQLLEGRTALVTGGGQGVGQGIARALAQAGAAIVIAQRRGEEAEREATWLRDQYGVRALGVAVDVTSADDVRQMVEDAAEQLGRLDILVNNAGGSFPRRLEKHSDEEMAAAFDLNYWAVFRAMRAAFPIMKAQGYGRVINLGSLNGVNAHMFTAAYNASKEAVRALTRTAAVEWGPHGITCNIICPSVSSPQAQDYFAANPAMAQAILQQVPVGRFGDAAQDVGPVAVFLASEGGGYTTGNTLFVDGGGHINGVAWRPEVED, from the coding sequence ATGGGCCAATTGCTCGAAGGGCGCACGGCGCTGGTCACAGGTGGCGGGCAGGGCGTGGGCCAGGGTATCGCCCGTGCGCTGGCGCAGGCAGGCGCAGCCATCGTCATTGCTCAACGCCGCGGCGAGGAAGCGGAGCGCGAGGCGACCTGGCTGCGCGATCAATATGGCGTGCGCGCGCTCGGCGTCGCCGTGGATGTGACCAGTGCGGACGATGTCAGGCAGATGGTCGAGGATGCCGCCGAACAACTTGGGCGCCTCGACATCCTGGTCAATAATGCGGGCGGCAGTTTCCCAAGACGGCTGGAGAAGCACAGCGATGAAGAGATGGCCGCCGCCTTCGATCTCAATTACTGGGCCGTATTCCGCGCGATGCGCGCCGCCTTTCCGATCATGAAGGCGCAGGGCTATGGCCGCGTCATCAATCTGGGCTCACTGAATGGCGTGAACGCCCATATGTTCACGGCGGCCTATAACGCCAGCAAGGAAGCGGTGCGCGCGCTGACCCGCACGGCGGCGGTCGAATGGGGGCCGCACGGCATAACCTGCAACATCATCTGCCCCTCTGTATCCAGCCCGCAGGCGCAGGATTATTTCGCCGCCAATCCGGCCATGGCGCAGGCGATCCTGCAGCAGGTGCCGGTAGGCCGCTTTGGCGATGCGGCGCAGGATGTCGGGCCGGTCGCGGTCTTCCTGGCGAGCGAGGGCGGTGGCTACACCACGGGCAATACATTGTTCGTCGATGGCGGCGGTCATATCAACGGCGTCGCCTGGCGCCCCGAAGTCGAGGATTGA
- a CDS encoding SDR family NAD(P)-dependent oxidoreductase, translated as MERLKGKRAVVTGGAQGIGAAIAQRLAAEGARVAVLDLDEGAAAAVLPAPHIGIACDVADTASVDRAFVAVKAAFGGVDVLVNNAGRGSAAGDGMDRYYAAQAERSGQIARGEAPDIFIDQTLYCEDEGWTGVLSVTLDGTFKCSRAAVRLMAEQGQGGAIVNIGSTAGVKGDGPIPYCAAKAAVLGMTRAMARELADRGIRVNAVNPGATETPIYAGLPAELKQAIAADSLMKRLAQPDEIAGAVAFLAGADGSFATGSILTVNGGAYFS; from the coding sequence ATGGAGAGGCTCAAGGGCAAGCGTGCGGTCGTCACCGGCGGCGCGCAGGGGATCGGCGCGGCCATCGCGCAGCGGCTGGCGGCGGAGGGCGCGCGGGTGGCCGTGCTCGATCTGGACGAAGGGGCGGCAGCCGCCGTCCTGCCCGCGCCGCATATCGGCATCGCCTGCGATGTCGCCGATACGGCATCGGTCGATCGGGCCTTCGTTGCCGTGAAGGCGGCATTCGGCGGCGTCGACGTTCTGGTGAACAATGCCGGACGAGGCAGCGCGGCCGGCGACGGCATGGATCGTTACTATGCCGCCCAGGCCGAACGCAGCGGCCAGATCGCGCGGGGTGAGGCGCCGGACATCTTCATCGACCAGACACTCTATTGCGAGGATGAAGGCTGGACCGGCGTCTTGAGCGTGACGCTGGACGGTACGTTCAAATGCAGCCGCGCGGCGGTCCGGCTGATGGCGGAACAGGGGCAGGGTGGTGCTATCGTCAATATCGGATCGACGGCGGGCGTGAAGGGCGACGGCCCCATCCCCTATTGCGCCGCCAAGGCGGCGGTGCTGGGTATGACGCGGGCGATGGCGCGCGAACTGGCCGACCGGGGCATTCGCGTCAATGCGGTCAATCCGGGCGCGACCGAAACGCCGATCTACGCCGGTCTGCCAGCCGAACTGAAACAGGCGATCGCCGCCGACAGCCTGATGAAAAGGCTGGCCCAGCCGGACGAGATTGCGGGCGCGGTCGCCTTTCTCGCAGGCGCGGATGGCAGCTTTGCGACCGGGAGCATCCTCACCGTGAATGGTGGAGCCTATTTCTCATGA
- a CDS encoding flavin-containing monooxygenase translates to MSIDQARNGLRFAVIGAGMAGILAAIRLNQAGERFTLYEKADGLGGTWRENRYPGLTCDVPAHAYTYSFEPYAEWRAFYAKGAEIQTYFERTAEKYGIMPHVRFGAEVVSCVWNESQACWHLGLSSGESTSADVVIAASGVLHHPKMPDIEGLDDFAGTILHSARWRDDVPLDDARVGVVGNGSTGVQIITALHSRAARLVHFQRSPQWIMPVPQFDYSEEEREAFRRDPALIDAIRNNQDYWDSIYRFTQAITDTHGPEIAAIEQLCLDNLENSVRDPALREKLRPDYRAACKRLIYSWCYYDAVQQSNVAVERERIVRVEPEGVRLADGRLQPLDTLILATGFHADRFIRPTRVTGRNGLSLDDAWSVRPTAYYAVTIPGFPNFFMLNGPTGPVGNFSLIDIAERQWAYIDQLLDLLRRGDAETVEPSAQAHAAYEARRIAAAQTTIFGSGCSSWYLDKTGVPASWPWSYQAFAEAMAAPVMADYVLGASTEAAE, encoded by the coding sequence TTGTCCATCGATCAGGCCCGCAACGGTCTTCGCTTTGCCGTCATCGGGGCCGGCATGGCCGGCATATTGGCCGCGATCCGTCTGAATCAGGCAGGCGAGCGCTTCACCCTTTATGAAAAGGCGGACGGGCTGGGCGGCACCTGGCGCGAAAATCGCTATCCGGGCCTGACCTGCGACGTGCCGGCCCATGCCTATACCTATAGTTTCGAACCCTATGCCGAATGGCGGGCCTTCTATGCCAAGGGGGCGGAGATACAGACCTATTTCGAGCGCACAGCCGAGAAATACGGGATCATGCCGCATGTCCGATTCGGTGCGGAGGTCGTGTCGTGCGTCTGGAATGAAAGCCAGGCCTGCTGGCATCTGGGCCTTTCGAGTGGGGAGTCGACGAGCGCGGACGTGGTCATCGCCGCGTCGGGCGTGCTGCACCATCCCAAAATGCCGGATATCGAAGGGCTGGACGATTTTGCGGGCACGATATTGCACAGCGCGCGCTGGCGCGACGATGTGCCGCTGGACGATGCCCGCGTCGGCGTGGTCGGCAATGGATCGACCGGGGTCCAGATCATCACCGCGCTCCATTCGCGCGCGGCCAGGCTGGTGCATTTCCAGCGCTCGCCGCAATGGATCATGCCGGTGCCGCAATTCGACTATAGCGAGGAGGAACGGGAGGCCTTCCGCCGTGATCCGGCGCTGATCGACGCAATCCGAAACAACCAGGATTATTGGGACTCCATCTATCGCTTTACGCAGGCGATCACCGACACCCATGGGCCGGAGATTGCGGCGATCGAGCAACTATGCCTCGACAATTTGGAAAATAGCGTGCGCGATCCCGCATTGCGGGAAAAATTGCGGCCGGATTACCGCGCCGCGTGCAAGCGGCTGATCTATAGCTGGTGCTATTATGACGCCGTGCAGCAGTCCAATGTGGCGGTGGAGCGCGAACGGATCGTGCGCGTCGAACCCGAAGGGGTCAGGCTCGCCGACGGCCGGTTGCAACCGCTCGATACGCTGATCCTGGCCACCGGCTTCCATGCCGATCGCTTCATCCGCCCGACGAGGGTGACGGGCCGGAACGGGCTGTCGCTGGACGATGCCTGGTCGGTGCGGCCCACCGCTTATTATGCGGTGACGATCCCGGGCTTCCCCAATTTCTTCATGCTTAACGGCCCAACCGGGCCGGTCGGCAATTTCTCGCTGATCGACATTGCCGAACGGCAATGGGCCTATATCGACCAGTTGCTCGACCTGCTGCGTCGCGGCGACGCGGAGACGGTCGAGCCAAGCGCGCAGGCCCATGCCGCCTATGAGGCCCGGCGGATCGCCGCCGCGCAGACCACCATCTTCGGATCGGGGTGCAGCAGCTGGTATCTGGACAAGACCGGCGTGCCCGCGAGCTGGCCGTGGAGCTATCAGGCCTTTGCGGAAGCGATGGCGGCGCCAGTGATGGCAGACTATGTGCTGGGCGCTTCGACGGAAGCAGCGGAATGA
- a CDS encoding AraC family transcriptional regulator, with the protein MTKWVNKHLSRPVPGRVSAAIARDLLRLVRQFDYDPSVLLRDAGLSHLGSALLAPGGGERPLSHGDFARLYAHCTLLLDDHAAHQEGREALTKAGFDMMCHCLITCRTLRDVIDRMDRFSVMLGPRLGRLLLKVDEGKARIDMPTVRKIRNACAYLSDLTGLSTYARLYGWLIGEDLPLLGAAMRYPPLLDKPTIHYLMPCPVRHGAPENSFHFPATYLDRPVIRSPHELESLLERFPFDIEEPQSKDAPLSERIAHLFGAMLASGETPSTAAELARQFSISVATLKRRLAAESTSLARIKAKARQTLAYQLLADPRLTIGEVGRRAQFSDTSAFRRAFHAWTGQSPTCWRETQIIGARDDSRLE; encoded by the coding sequence ATGACAAAATGGGTCAACAAGCATCTTTCGCGCCCGGTGCCCGGCCGGGTGTCCGCCGCCATCGCGCGCGACCTGCTGCGGCTCGTCCGGCAGTTCGATTATGATCCGTCGGTGCTTCTCCGCGATGCCGGCCTGTCGCATCTGGGCAGTGCACTGCTGGCGCCGGGTGGAGGGGAACGCCCGCTATCGCATGGCGATTTCGCGCGCCTCTATGCCCATTGCACCCTGTTGCTGGACGATCATGCCGCCCATCAGGAAGGGCGCGAGGCGCTGACCAAGGCCGGGTTCGACATGATGTGCCATTGCCTCATCACCTGTCGCACCTTGCGCGACGTGATCGACCGGATGGATCGATTCTCGGTGATGCTGGGGCCAAGGCTGGGGCGATTATTGTTGAAGGTCGATGAAGGCAAGGCGCGGATCGACATGCCTACCGTCCGCAAGATCCGCAACGCCTGCGCCTATCTGTCCGACCTTACCGGCCTGTCCACCTATGCGCGCCTTTATGGCTGGCTGATCGGCGAGGATTTGCCGTTGCTGGGCGCGGCGATGCGCTATCCGCCGTTGCTGGACAAACCGACGATCCATTATCTGATGCCCTGCCCGGTCCGACATGGCGCACCGGAAAACAGCTTCCATTTTCCCGCGACCTATCTGGATCGCCCGGTGATCCGTAGCCCGCATGAACTGGAAAGCCTGCTCGAACGCTTTCCCTTCGACATCGAAGAACCCCAGTCCAAGGATGCGCCCCTTTCGGAACGCATTGCCCATCTGTTCGGCGCCATGTTGGCGAGCGGCGAAACGCCATCGACGGCGGCCGAACTGGCGCGGCAGTTCAGCATCAGCGTCGCGACCCTGAAACGCCGTCTGGCGGCCGAAAGCACGTCTCTGGCGCGGATCAAGGCCAAGGCCCGGCAAACATTGGCCTATCAGTTACTGGCGGACCCGCGCCTGACCATCGGCGAAGTCGGACGCCGCGCACAGTTCAGCGACACCAGCGCCTTCCGCCGCGCCTTCCACGCATGGACCGGCCAGTCTCCCACCTGCTGGCGGGAGACACAGATCATAGGTGCGAGAGACGACTCACGCCTCGAATGA
- a CDS encoding alkene reductase, with protein MSDIFSPVRLGDLELANRIVMAPMTRDRAGPQDEPTPVMADYYRQRAGAGLIVTEGTQPSPSGKGYWRTPGIHSEAQVDGWRAVAQAVHDEGGRIVMQLMHCGRASVRANKDAGAETVAPSAIPCPDPIPGPDGVPQATDMPRALETHEIAGVIADYVTAARNAIRAGMDGVELHCASGYLPMQFLSSNSNQRADRYGGSVENRVRFVVETLTALADAIGSGRVGFRICPGITLNGMADVDPHETYATLLKAVDGLELAYVHLIHIPLDGQDSLELVRAHWSGPIIENGALTPDKARVLLAEGKADAMSFGYAFIANPDLVARFRTGAPLAKADRSSFYTGHGDDRRGYTDYPALGD; from the coding sequence ATGAGCGACATATTCTCGCCGGTGCGGCTGGGCGACCTGGAATTGGCGAACCGCATCGTGATGGCGCCGATGACGCGCGATCGGGCCGGGCCGCAGGATGAGCCGACGCCGGTTATGGCGGACTATTATCGCCAGCGCGCCGGGGCCGGCTTGATCGTGACCGAAGGGACGCAGCCATCGCCGTCGGGCAAAGGCTATTGGCGCACACCCGGCATCCATAGCGAAGCCCAGGTCGATGGTTGGCGGGCGGTGGCGCAGGCGGTCCATGATGAAGGCGGACGGATCGTCATGCAATTGATGCATTGCGGCCGGGCGAGCGTGCGCGCCAACAAGGATGCAGGGGCGGAGACGGTCGCGCCATCCGCCATTCCCTGCCCGGACCCAATTCCCGGACCGGACGGGGTGCCGCAGGCAACCGACATGCCTCGCGCGCTCGAGACGCATGAGATCGCAGGCGTCATCGCGGACTATGTGACGGCCGCCCGCAATGCGATTCGGGCCGGGATGGATGGCGTGGAACTTCATTGCGCCAGCGGCTATCTGCCGATGCAGTTCCTGTCTTCGAACAGCAATCAGCGTGCGGACCGCTACGGTGGATCGGTCGAGAATCGCGTGCGCTTCGTCGTGGAGACGCTGACCGCTTTGGCGGATGCGATCGGATCGGGGCGGGTCGGCTTTCGCATCTGTCCGGGTATCACGCTCAACGGCATGGCGGACGTCGATCCGCATGAAACCTATGCGACGCTGCTGAAGGCGGTAGATGGTCTGGAACTGGCCTATGTGCACCTGATCCATATCCCGCTGGATGGACAGGATTCGCTGGAACTGGTTCGCGCCCACTGGAGCGGACCGATCATTGAAAATGGCGCGCTGACGCCCGACAAGGCGCGCGTCCTGCTGGCCGAGGGCAAGGCCGACGCTATGTCCTTTGGTTATGCCTTCATCGCCAATCCCGATCTGGTAGCTCGCTTCCGCACCGGCGCGCCGCTGGCGAAAGCGGACCGCAGCAGTTTCTACACCGGCCATGGCGACGATCGCCGCGGCTATACCGACTATCCGGCGCTGGGAGATTAA
- a CDS encoding TetR/AcrR family transcriptional regulator gives MTVTRQPTRQARGDATRRQILDAAERIFADIGYAAARLDHVAEMVGIRRPSILYYFPGKQPLYDEVEADIFSSMHSFVLAQTEGVADPMARLLALLDAWLDFLVGRPTAARIIQRLIADSAAYGDNPVRFSETALQDIEDVVAAGVASGQFQPVSAMVLLNTVAGGALHYVCNAHQLGPARSYDPAAPEQLAAFRAMIHRLAKAAVSFEA, from the coding sequence ATGACCGTTACCAGACAGCCTACCCGCCAGGCACGCGGCGATGCCACCCGTCGCCAGATATTGGATGCTGCGGAACGTATTTTCGCCGACATCGGCTATGCGGCCGCGCGGCTGGACCATGTGGCGGAAATGGTGGGTATCCGCCGACCGTCGATCCTCTATTATTTCCCCGGCAAGCAGCCGCTTTATGATGAGGTGGAGGCCGATATCTTCTCCTCGATGCACAGCTTCGTGCTGGCGCAGACGGAGGGAGTAGCCGATCCGATGGCGCGCCTGCTCGCGCTGCTCGACGCTTGGCTCGATTTTCTCGTCGGCCGGCCGACCGCTGCGCGGATCATCCAGCGCCTGATCGCCGACTCCGCAGCCTATGGCGACAATCCGGTGCGCTTTTCCGAGACGGCCTTGCAGGACATAGAGGATGTCGTGGCGGCCGGTGTCGCCAGCGGACAGTTTCAGCCGGTTTCGGCGATGGTTTTACTCAATACCGTGGCGGGCGGCGCGCTCCATTATGTTTGCAACGCGCATCAGCTTGGCCCGGCCCGGTCCTATGATCCGGCCGCGCCTGAACAACTGGCGGCGTTTCGGGCAATGATCCATCGTCTGGCCAAGGCAGCGGTGTCATTCGAGGCGTGA